A DNA window from Flavobacteriales bacterium contains the following coding sequences:
- a CDS encoding DUF1304 domain-containing protein, with amino-acid sequence MELISKLLIGLVALEHLYFMYFEMFAWETIGKRTFKSIPAELFKPTKALAANQGLYNGFLAAGLIWSFFICNAEWSKNVASFFLICVVIAGIYGALTASKKIFIVQTLPALFALGVLLTLV; translated from the coding sequence ATGGAACTGATTTCAAAATTATTAATCGGACTAGTTGCGCTGGAGCATCTTTATTTTATGTATTTCGAAATGTTTGCCTGGGAAACCATTGGTAAACGAACCTTTAAATCGATACCTGCCGAATTGTTTAAGCCTACCAAAGCATTAGCGGCGAATCAGGGATTGTACAATGGATTTTTAGCGGCCGGATTAATCTGGAGTTTTTTTATCTGCAATGCGGAATGGTCGAAAAACGTTGCTTCCTTCTTTTTAATTTGTGTGGTTATTGCCGGAATTTACGGGGCGCTTACAGCCAGTAAAAAAATATTTATTGTTCAGACCCTGCCCGCACTTTTTGCATTAGGGGTATTGCTCACACTGGTGTGA
- a CDS encoding GNAT family N-acetyltransferase: MSHRIRPVKLTDIPQLKKVLDSSELFPSEYLDEMISDYLHNPQSSDFWFTCVENDTPVAIAYCVPEKLTEGTYNLLALGVSNDVQKKGIGKEMMNYIENHLKSTDGRILIIDTSSDEAQAAARNFYHKIGY; the protein is encoded by the coding sequence ATGAGTCATCGCATTCGTCCGGTGAAATTAACGGACATCCCACAGTTAAAAAAAGTACTTGATTCCAGTGAATTGTTTCCTTCGGAATATTTAGATGAAATGATTTCGGATTACCTCCATAATCCGCAAAGCAGCGACTTCTGGTTTACCTGCGTTGAAAACGATACGCCGGTGGCCATAGCTTATTGCGTTCCGGAGAAATTGACCGAAGGGACTTACAATTTATTGGCATTGGGTGTTTCTAATGATGTGCAGAAAAAAGGAATCGGAAAAGAAATGATGAACTACATCGAAAATCATCTTAAAAGTACTGACGGCAGAATTTTAATAATAGACACCTCCAGTGATGAAGCGCAAGCTGCAGCCAGAAATTTTTATCATAAAATCGGTTAT